From Hippea alviniae EP5-r, one genomic window encodes:
- the rfbC gene encoding dTDP-4-dehydrorhamnose 3,5-epimerase, translating into MRFIKTEIEGVVIIEPKVFGDDRGYFMETFRQDLFEKNVAKINFVQDNESKSKKGVLRGLHYQLPPYAQSKLIRVIKGKILDVAVDIRRNSQTFKKYMAVELSDENKRQLFIPQGFAHGFLVLSDEAIVVYKVDNYYSPKHDKSIRFDDPEINIDWQFPKDKIIVSDKDRNAPYLKDAEIFE; encoded by the coding sequence ATGAGATTTATAAAAACTGAGATAGAAGGTGTTGTTATAATAGAACCCAAGGTGTTTGGCGATGATAGAGGCTATTTCATGGAAACCTTTAGACAAGATTTATTTGAAAAAAATGTTGCAAAGATAAACTTTGTGCAAGACAATGAATCAAAAAGCAAAAAGGGTGTTTTGAGAGGTCTCCACTATCAACTTCCACCTTATGCCCAAAGTAAACTTATAAGAGTAATCAAAGGCAAAATACTTGATGTTGCTGTGGATATAAGGAGAAACTCTCAGACTTTTAAAAAATATATGGCTGTTGAGTTGAGTGATGAAAACAAAAGACAGCTCTTTATTCCACAAGGTTTTGCCCATGGTTTTTTAGTTTTAAGCGACGAAGCAATCGTTGTCTATAAGGTTGATAACTATTACTCTCCAAAACACGATAAAAGCATCAGATTCGATGACCCAGAGATAAACATAGATTGGCAGTTTCCAAAGGATAAAATTATAGTATCAGACAAAGACAGAAATGCTCCATATTTGAAGGATGCAGAGATATTTGAATAG
- the rfbD gene encoding dTDP-4-dehydrorhamnose reductase, producing the protein MNEARILVTGSSGQLGGELHRLIMNHEIGVINGEKSNSTLKTQNSKFYFTDIDELDITKEDKIKEFIDKSNVNVIINCAAYTAVDKAEEEKELADLINHKAVEYLAKVSKEYGIFLIHISTDYVFDGKNYRPYTEDDKTNPQSVYGLTKLKGEEALINSEAKGVIIRTSWLCSSFGHNFVKTMLKLAQTRKELNVVYDQVGTPTYARDLASALLTIMNYELGIMNEKDGNVIQNSTPNLHNSVRVYHYSNEGVCSWYDFAKAIFEIKGIDIRVNPIETKDYPTPAKRPHYSVLNKAKIKRDFGIEIPYWRDSLKRMLSETKGDSNE; encoded by the coding sequence ATGAATGAAGCAAGGATTTTGGTCACTGGCAGCAGTGGGCAACTTGGGGGAGAATTGCATAGGTTAATTATGAATCATGAGATAGGAGTTATAAATGGAGAAAAGAGTAATTCAACACTCAAAACTCAAAATTCAAAATTCTACTTCACTGACATTGACGAGTTAGATATCACAAAAGAAGACAAAATCAAGGAATTTATAGATAAGAGCAATGTAAACGTGATAATAAACTGTGCTGCATATACGGCTGTTGATAAGGCTGAAGAAGAGAAAGAGTTAGCAGACTTAATAAATCATAAAGCTGTTGAATACCTTGCAAAAGTCTCAAAGGAGTATGGTATATTTCTTATTCACATCTCAACAGACTATGTGTTTGATGGCAAAAACTATAGACCATACACAGAAGATGACAAAACCAACCCACAGAGTGTTTATGGATTGACAAAACTAAAAGGTGAAGAAGCATTAATTAACTCAGAAGCAAAAGGAGTCATAATAAGAACATCTTGGTTATGCTCTTCGTTTGGCCATAACTTTGTCAAAACGATGCTAAAGCTTGCACAAACAAGAAAGGAGCTAAATGTTGTCTATGACCAGGTAGGAACACCAACTTATGCAAGAGACCTTGCATCAGCCCTGCTGACAATTATGAATTATGAATTGGGAATTATGAACGAAAAGGATGGTAATGTAATTCAAAACTCAACACCTAACCTTCATAACTCTGTAAGGGTTTACCATTACAGCAACGAAGGTGTTTGTAGTTGGTATGATTTTGCAAAAGCAATATTTGAAATAAAAGGTATAGACATAAGAGTTAATCCAATAGAAACAAAGGATTATCCCACACCAGCAAAAAGGCCACACTATAGTGTGCTAAATAAAGCAAAAATAAAGAGAGATTTTGGTATTGAGATACCCTATTGGAGAGACAGTTTGAAGAGAATGCTAAGTGAAACAAAAGGAGACAGCAATGAATAA